The Streptomyces nitrosporeus genome includes a window with the following:
- a CDS encoding ABC transporter substrate-binding protein — protein MGKKTTLAGTFLTVAALTVTGCGGGGAASGETAEAPGDPAAASGTITVLTQRTDLVQSGAMDAYAAEFNKIYPKVKVEFEGLTDYEGEVKIRMNTEDYGDVLMIPASVSKNDYPKFFSPLGAADAMAKKYRFSDKTAVDGKVYGLAQFGTANGFVYNKALWRKAGVTEWPATPQEFLAGLEKVKAKTGAVPYYTNFKDGWPLVQWTANIGSVTCDNYATNKLAGAVSPWKEGGELRTVDTLLHDIVKGGLSEKDPSTTNWEASKAKIAKGEIGSMMLGSWSITQMRDAAEKAGADPADIGFMPFPAKDGSGKYCATLVSDYQQAVNAHSAHKEAARAWIDWFTEKSGYSAKEGAVPTIKSAPMPDTLQDFVDNDVTFVERSERDTGAVNDIDNAAEIGLNKQDYRQKLIDIARGAEKGSVEEYFAQLDKRWNEAAEASGS, from the coding sequence ATGGGGAAGAAGACGACGCTCGCGGGCACGTTCCTCACCGTCGCGGCACTGACCGTGACCGGATGCGGCGGCGGAGGGGCCGCCTCGGGCGAGACGGCCGAGGCCCCCGGGGACCCTGCCGCCGCCTCCGGCACGATCACGGTCCTGACCCAGCGCACGGACCTGGTCCAGAGCGGTGCGATGGACGCCTACGCGGCCGAGTTCAACAAGATCTACCCCAAGGTGAAGGTGGAGTTCGAGGGCCTCACCGACTACGAGGGCGAGGTCAAGATCCGGATGAACACCGAGGACTACGGTGACGTCCTCATGATCCCGGCCTCGGTCTCCAAGAACGACTACCCGAAGTTCTTCTCCCCGCTCGGCGCGGCCGACGCCATGGCGAAGAAGTACCGCTTCAGCGACAAGACGGCCGTCGACGGCAAGGTCTACGGGCTCGCCCAGTTCGGCACCGCGAACGGCTTCGTCTACAACAAGGCGCTCTGGAGGAAGGCGGGCGTCACCGAATGGCCCGCCACCCCCCAGGAGTTCCTCGCCGGCCTGGAGAAGGTGAAGGCGAAGACCGGCGCGGTGCCGTACTACACCAACTTCAAGGACGGCTGGCCACTGGTCCAGTGGACCGCCAACATCGGGTCGGTGACCTGCGACAACTACGCCACCAACAAGCTCGCGGGCGCCGTCTCGCCCTGGAAGGAGGGCGGCGAACTCCGCACCGTCGACACGCTGCTGCACGACATCGTCAAGGGCGGCCTGTCGGAGAAGGACCCCAGCACCACCAACTGGGAGGCGTCCAAGGCGAAGATCGCCAAGGGGGAGATCGGCTCCATGATGCTGGGCTCCTGGTCGATCACGCAGATGCGGGACGCGGCGGAGAAGGCCGGGGCGGACCCGGCGGACATCGGCTTCATGCCCTTCCCCGCGAAGGACGGCAGCGGAAAGTACTGCGCGACCCTGGTCTCGGACTACCAGCAGGCCGTCAACGCCCACTCCGCGCACAAGGAGGCGGCCCGGGCCTGGATCGACTGGTTCACGGAGAAGTCCGGGTACTCCGCGAAGGAGGGAGCCGTCCCCACCATCAAGTCGGCGCCCATGCCCGACACCCTTCAGGACTTCGTTGACAACGATGTCACGTTCGTGGAGCGCTCGGAGCGCGACACAGGCGCGGTCAACGACATCGACAACGCGGCCGAGATCGGACTCAACAAGCAGGACTACCGCCAGAAGCTGATCGACATCGCCCGCGGGGCCGAGAAGGGCAGCGTCGAGGAGTACTTCGCCCAGCTCGACAAGCGGTGGAACGAGGCTGCCGAGGCCTCCGGCTCCTGA
- a CDS encoding carbohydrate ABC transporter permease, whose product MTETTETAGVTEHRAAPSRRRTPGTGGGAGTGPRHHGPRGRLLRRATPWLFLVAPLVLLVTFTYVPVGNMIYYSFTDWDGVSPDRNFTGVDNYVQIFTRPEIFRVFFVSFYYLAASVAQIVIALYFATVLSFDLRFRNLFKGILFFPYLINGVAIGFVFLYFFQDGGTLDSVLSWFGVENDHAWLGDPASANTSLAGVSVWRYTGLNFVLFLGAIQSVPGELYEAAQLDGATRWQQFRYIIAPSIRPVIGLSAILAISGSLSVFEIPYIMTTGATGTSTFVIQTVKFAFQFNKTGLASAAAVVLLLIILLVTWIQRRLVPDEKADLV is encoded by the coding sequence ATGACCGAGACGACCGAGACGGCGGGTGTGACCGAGCACCGCGCCGCGCCCTCCCGGCGCAGAACTCCCGGGACCGGGGGCGGGGCCGGAACCGGCCCACGGCACCACGGCCCGCGGGGGCGGCTGCTGCGACGCGCGACGCCCTGGCTGTTCCTCGTGGCACCTCTGGTGCTGCTGGTGACGTTCACGTACGTGCCCGTGGGCAACATGATCTATTACAGCTTCACGGACTGGGACGGCGTCAGTCCGGACCGGAACTTCACGGGCGTGGACAACTACGTCCAGATCTTCACCCGGCCCGAGATCTTCCGGGTGTTCTTCGTGTCCTTCTACTACCTGGCCGCCTCCGTGGCCCAGATCGTGATCGCCCTGTACTTCGCCACGGTGCTCAGTTTCGACCTGCGGTTCCGGAACCTGTTCAAGGGCATCCTCTTCTTCCCGTACCTGATCAACGGTGTCGCGATCGGGTTCGTCTTCCTGTACTTCTTCCAGGACGGCGGCACCCTGGACTCCGTACTCTCCTGGTTCGGGGTGGAGAACGACCACGCCTGGCTGGGCGACCCGGCTTCGGCCAACACCTCGCTGGCCGGCGTCTCCGTCTGGCGGTACACGGGACTGAACTTCGTGCTCTTCCTGGGGGCGATCCAGTCGGTCCCGGGCGAGCTCTACGAGGCGGCGCAGCTCGACGGGGCCACCCGGTGGCAGCAGTTCCGGTACATCATCGCGCCGAGCATCCGTCCGGTCATCGGCCTGAGCGCCATCCTGGCGATCTCCGGTTCCCTCTCGGTCTTCGAGATCCCCTACATCATGACCACGGGGGCGACGGGGACGTCGACGTTCGTCATCCAGACGGTCAAGTTCGCCTTCCAGTTCAACAAGACCGGGCTGGCCTCCGCGGCGGCCGTGGTCCTGCTGCTGATCATTCTGCTGGTCACCTGGATCCAGCGCCGACTCGTGCCCGACGAGAAGGCCGACCTCGTCTGA
- a CDS encoding glycoside hydrolase family 2 protein gives MKDVTPLADGWSLRHGEARLPARVPGCVHTDLLEAGVIPDPFLGLNEAEVAWVGRRSWTYGNEVAHGSGHERTDLVFEGLDTAARITFAGREIGTTRNMHRTYRFDVTGLAGPLEVSFASAYDEAESVRAVTGDRPNVYPEPFQYIRKMASSFGWDWGPALVTAGIWRPVRLEHWSTARIASVRPLVTVEDGTGTVEIRLRVERTARGEGRTLLARAGVAGREAEVRFDGEEAVIRLSVADPLLWWPRGYGDQNLYTLDVTLQDEAGPLDAWQRRIGFRTVGLDRTADAHGTGFTLVVNGVRVFARGVNWIPDDVFPSRVTPERYRARLSQAADANIDLIRVWGGGIYEDEAFYDACDELGLMVWQDFLFACAAYPEEQPLRGEVEAEARDNIVRLMPHPALVLWNGNNENLWGFRDWDWEAPLAGDSWGEGYYLGLLPRLVAELDPTRPYTAGSPWSGSWDHHPNDPAHGTYHSWEVWNRQDYAEYRANVPRFVSEFGWQAPPAMATLRRALPGEDLAPGSPGMLHHQKAEDGNGKLNRGVARHFALPEGDFDRWHYLTQLVQARAVAAGIEHWRSHWPVCAGTVVWQLNDCWPVSSWAAVDGDGRLKPLHHELRRVYADRLLTLQPEGEGLVLAAVNQSAREWRTEVSLRRVEADGTVVGRTVLEVAARARSVVRLPVPGALRPAGESGKEFLVADADGLRALHFPVADKDFGYVRPEFDIEVEAVGDGEGKVDIVVNAHTLVRDLLLQADRLGPSAVADRGLTTLLPGERVRICLDGCPAVTGADVRAAMFCVDTE, from the coding sequence ATGAAGGACGTCACCCCCCTCGCCGACGGCTGGAGCCTGCGCCACGGCGAGGCCCGGCTGCCCGCCCGGGTCCCCGGCTGTGTCCACACCGACCTGCTCGAAGCGGGCGTCATCCCCGACCCCTTCCTCGGCCTGAACGAGGCCGAGGTCGCCTGGGTGGGCCGGCGCTCCTGGACGTACGGCAACGAGGTCGCCCACGGGAGCGGCCACGAGCGCACGGACCTGGTCTTCGAGGGCCTGGACACCGCCGCCCGTATCACCTTCGCGGGCCGAGAGATCGGCACCACCCGCAACATGCACCGCACCTACCGCTTCGACGTGACCGGCCTCGCCGGCCCGCTGGAGGTGAGCTTCGCCTCCGCCTACGACGAGGCGGAGAGCGTGCGGGCCGTCACCGGGGACCGCCCCAACGTCTATCCCGAACCGTTCCAGTACATCCGCAAGATGGCCAGCAGTTTCGGCTGGGACTGGGGACCGGCCCTGGTCACCGCCGGCATCTGGCGGCCCGTACGCCTGGAGCACTGGTCGACGGCCAGGATCGCCTCCGTGCGGCCCCTGGTCACCGTCGAGGACGGCACCGGGACGGTGGAGATACGGCTCCGGGTGGAGCGCACCGCCCGGGGAGAGGGCCGGACGCTGCTGGCCCGTGCGGGCGTCGCGGGCCGGGAGGCCGAGGTCCGCTTCGACGGGGAGGAGGCCGTGATCCGCCTCTCCGTGGCCGATCCGCTGCTCTGGTGGCCGCGCGGATACGGCGACCAGAACCTGTACACCCTCGACGTCACCCTCCAGGACGAGGCCGGCCCGCTCGACGCCTGGCAGCGGCGGATCGGCTTCCGTACCGTCGGACTGGACCGGACCGCCGACGCGCACGGAACCGGTTTCACCCTCGTCGTCAACGGCGTCCGGGTGTTCGCGCGGGGCGTCAACTGGATCCCGGACGACGTGTTCCCCTCACGCGTCACACCGGAGCGCTACCGCGCCCGGCTCTCCCAGGCAGCCGACGCCAACATCGACCTGATACGGGTCTGGGGCGGCGGGATCTACGAGGACGAGGCGTTCTACGACGCCTGCGACGAACTCGGCCTCATGGTCTGGCAGGACTTCCTCTTCGCCTGCGCCGCCTACCCCGAGGAGCAGCCCCTGCGCGGCGAGGTGGAGGCCGAGGCCCGCGACAACATCGTCCGGCTGATGCCGCACCCCGCCCTTGTCCTGTGGAACGGCAACAACGAGAACCTCTGGGGCTTCCGGGACTGGGACTGGGAGGCCCCCCTCGCCGGTGACTCCTGGGGCGAGGGCTACTACCTCGGCCTGCTGCCCCGCCTCGTCGCCGAGCTGGACCCGACCCGCCCCTACACCGCGGGGAGCCCCTGGTCGGGCTCGTGGGACCACCACCCCAACGACCCCGCCCACGGCACCTACCACTCCTGGGAGGTGTGGAACCGCCAGGACTACGCCGAGTACCGGGCGAACGTGCCCCGCTTCGTCTCCGAGTTCGGCTGGCAGGCTCCCCCCGCGATGGCCACCCTCCGGCGCGCACTGCCCGGAGAGGACCTGGCCCCCGGCTCACCGGGCATGCTGCACCACCAGAAGGCGGAGGACGGCAACGGCAAGCTGAACCGCGGAGTGGCACGCCACTTCGCCCTGCCCGAAGGTGACTTCGACCGCTGGCACTACCTCACCCAGCTCGTCCAGGCCCGTGCCGTCGCGGCGGGCATCGAGCACTGGCGCTCCCACTGGCCCGTCTGCGCGGGCACGGTCGTCTGGCAGCTCAACGACTGCTGGCCGGTGAGCTCCTGGGCCGCCGTGGACGGGGACGGCCGACTCAAGCCGCTCCACCACGAACTGCGCCGGGTGTACGCCGACCGCCTGCTGACGCTGCAGCCGGAAGGGGAGGGGCTGGTCCTCGCGGCCGTCAACCAGTCGGCCCGGGAGTGGCGGACGGAGGTGTCGCTCCGGCGCGTCGAGGCCGACGGCACCGTGGTGGGCCGGACGGTGCTGGAGGTGGCGGCACGGGCCAGGTCCGTGGTCCGGCTGCCCGTGCCCGGGGCGCTGCGGCCGGCGGGGGAGTCGGGCAAGGAGTTCCTGGTGGCCGACGCCGACGGCCTGCGGGCCCTGCATTTCCCGGTCGCCGACAAGGACTTCGGTTATGTGCGGCCGGAGTTCGACATCGAGGTGGAGGCCGTCGGGGACGGGGAAGGTAAGGTCGACATCGTGGTGAACGCGCACACTCTTGTGAGAGACCTCCTCCTCCAGGCGGACCGGCTCGGCCCCTCCGCCGTCGCCGACCGGGGGCTGACCACACTGCTGCCCGGCGAGCGGGTCCGGATCTGTCTCGACGGCTGCCCGGCGGTGACCGGGGCCGACGTACGGGCGGCGATGTTCTGCGTGGATACCGAGTGA
- a CDS encoding LacI family DNA-binding transcriptional regulator, translating to MNAPARVTIKDVAARAGVSKGAVSLAFNRKPGVSESTRERIFEAARDLGWAPNQTARSLSSRRADIIGLVLCRPARLLGLEPFYMDFISGIEGVLAERSCSLLLRLARDTGEETELYTSWWRNRTIAGAVLVDFQEDDPRVPALQAIGLPAVAVGHPSLTGPVFPAVWTDDATATAEAVRYLAALGHRRLARVGGPAGLGHSAIRAAAFEATVRELGLEAGQQVTTGFDGKEGARATRSLLLSPDRPTAVIYDNDIMAVAGAGVAAEMGFVVPDDVSLLAWDDSQLCRITHPTLSAMSHDVHQFGAEVARALFALLEGEHIGSLQVPTPTLTPRGSTARAPR from the coding sequence GTGAATGCCCCGGCACGCGTCACCATCAAGGACGTAGCGGCCCGGGCCGGTGTCTCCAAGGGCGCCGTCTCCCTGGCGTTCAACCGGAAGCCGGGGGTCTCCGAGAGCACACGGGAGCGGATCTTCGAAGCCGCCCGGGACCTGGGCTGGGCACCCAACCAGACGGCGCGCAGCCTCTCCAGCCGCCGGGCGGACATCATCGGACTGGTGCTGTGCCGCCCGGCCCGGCTGCTCGGCCTCGAACCCTTCTACATGGACTTCATCTCCGGTATCGAGGGAGTCCTGGCCGAGCGGTCGTGCTCGCTGCTCCTGCGGCTGGCGCGCGACACCGGCGAGGAGACCGAGCTGTACACGTCCTGGTGGCGGAACCGGACCATCGCGGGCGCCGTCCTCGTCGACTTCCAGGAGGACGACCCGCGGGTCCCCGCCCTGCAGGCGATCGGGCTGCCCGCGGTCGCCGTCGGGCATCCGTCGCTGACCGGACCGGTCTTCCCCGCGGTGTGGACGGACGACGCCACCGCGACCGCCGAGGCCGTCCGCTACCTGGCCGCGCTCGGCCACCGGCGGCTGGCCCGGGTCGGCGGGCCGGCCGGGCTGGGCCACAGCGCCATCCGGGCCGCCGCCTTCGAGGCGACGGTACGCGAACTGGGACTGGAGGCCGGGCAGCAGGTGACCACCGGCTTCGACGGGAAGGAAGGCGCACGCGCCACCCGGTCCCTGCTGCTCTCCCCGGACCGGCCGACCGCCGTCATCTACGACAACGACATCATGGCGGTCGCGGGCGCGGGAGTGGCCGCGGAGATGGGTTTCGTCGTCCCGGACGACGTCTCGCTGCTCGCCTGGGACGACTCCCAGCTCTGCCGGATCACCCACCCCACCCTGTCGGCGATGAGCCACGACGTGCACCAGTTCGGGGCGGAAGTGGCCCGCGCCCTCTTCGCGCTCCTGGAGGGCGAGCACATCGGATCGCTCCAGGTCCCCACCCCGACCCTCACCCCTCGGGGCTCCACCGCGCGTGCACCGCGCTGA
- a CDS encoding carbohydrate ABC transporter permease, with product MTPAPHTTTATGRTADGRSAPAPASARPPGPGRTSGLRRNRGRLGQALVHLSLVAASLVVLLPLAVIFLTSLKTSREVTDTGALSLPGDWLNFGNYVTAFSDGRMLSAFGNTAFILLFSITGTVVIGSMTAYAIDRFDFRAKKLVMALFLVATLVPGVTTQVATFQVVNSFGLFDTRWAPILLYMGTDIVSIYIFLQFIRGIPVSLDEAARLDGANSFTVYRKIIFPLLKPAVATVVIIKGITVYNDFYIPFLYMPSQDLGTISTALYRFKGPFGAHWENISAGAILVIVPTLVLFLFLQRYIYNGFAQGATK from the coding sequence ATGACCCCGGCCCCGCACACCACCACCGCCACCGGGCGGACCGCCGACGGCCGTTCCGCCCCCGCTCCGGCCTCTGCCCGGCCCCCGGGCCCGGGGCGTACCAGCGGCCTCCGGCGAAACCGGGGCCGGCTCGGGCAGGCGCTCGTCCACCTGTCGCTCGTGGCCGCCTCGCTGGTCGTGCTGCTCCCCCTCGCCGTCATCTTCCTCACGTCGCTCAAGACGTCGCGGGAGGTGACGGACACGGGGGCGCTGTCCCTCCCGGGCGACTGGCTGAACTTCGGCAACTACGTCACGGCGTTCTCGGACGGCCGGATGCTGAGCGCCTTCGGCAACACGGCCTTCATCCTGCTCTTCTCGATCACCGGCACGGTGGTCATCGGGTCCATGACGGCCTATGCCATCGACCGTTTCGACTTCCGGGCGAAGAAGCTCGTCATGGCACTCTTCCTCGTCGCCACCCTCGTGCCCGGGGTGACCACCCAGGTCGCCACCTTCCAGGTCGTCAACAGCTTCGGCCTGTTCGACACACGGTGGGCCCCGATCCTGCTCTACATGGGCACGGACATCGTCTCGATCTACATCTTCCTCCAGTTCATCCGGGGCATCCCGGTGTCGCTCGACGAGGCCGCGCGGCTGGACGGCGCGAACTCGTTCACCGTCTACCGGAAGATCATCTTCCCGCTGCTCAAGCCGGCGGTCGCCACCGTGGTGATCATCAAGGGGATCACCGTCTACAACGACTTCTACATCCCCTTCCTCTACATGCCGTCCCAGGACCTGGGCACGATCTCCACCGCCCTGTACCGCTTCAAGGGGCCCTTCGGCGCGCACTGGGAGAACATCTCGGCGGGCGCGATCCTCGTCATCGTCCCCACGCTGGTCCTGTTCCTCTTCCTCCAGCGGTACATCTACAACGGCTTCGCCCAGGGTGCGACGAAGTAA
- a CDS encoding DinB family protein, with protein MTSELQRPPLQANERTALIGWLDLQRQILRWKCEGLSDEDAHRSVIPTSPAMTMAGLISHMRWAEHMWLEVLFLGGDKKQNPSFDESDEDADWRTGGRPLTELLAEYEAQCARSNEIVAAASLDDVGRHSDFRSGSANLRWMLIHLVEETGRHAGHADIVRELLDGAKGYF; from the coding sequence ATGACATCGGAACTGCAACGCCCCCCACTGCAAGCGAACGAACGCACCGCGCTCATCGGCTGGCTGGACCTGCAGCGTCAGATCCTGCGCTGGAAATGTGAAGGGCTGAGCGACGAGGACGCGCACCGCTCGGTCATCCCGACCTCACCGGCCATGACGATGGCCGGTCTCATCTCCCATATGCGCTGGGCCGAGCACATGTGGTTGGAGGTGCTGTTCCTCGGCGGCGACAAGAAGCAGAACCCGTCGTTCGACGAGTCGGACGAGGACGCCGACTGGCGCACCGGCGGCCGCCCCCTCACCGAGCTCCTCGCGGAGTACGAGGCTCAGTGCGCCCGCAGCAATGAGATCGTCGCCGCCGCCTCCCTCGACGACGTCGGCCGGCACTCCGACTTCCGCTCCGGCAGCGCCAACCTCCGCTGGATGCTGATCCACCTCGTCGAGGAGACGGGGCGGCACGCGGGGCACGCGGACATCGTCCGGGAGTTGCTCGACGGCGCGAAGGGCTATTTCTAG